TGGCCTTTTATCTTCTTCTTTATCTTCGATGATATGAGGACGTTGGTAAAGACTATCAAAAACGAGACGCCGTACGCTCCGGTCACATCGGCTATCTGGATTATCGGCAGCGTCTCCCACTGCGTATGCCCGAGCAGCGCCCACCCGAAGCCGGTAAAGAGGTGGCTCCTAAGGAACTCAACCGCCACCCAGAGGCAGCTCACGAGCAACGCGAACCTTAAGCGCGGTTTTTCGAACTGCATCGCGAGTATGTCTACGCCGACGGCAAATATCCCGAAGAAGAAAGCCAGGTATACCGCCAGGACGGCTATTCCTATTATCGCCACATATCCGACCCAGTACAACGTGGCGCCGAAGAACAATAACCCTGTTATGCAGCCGGTAAAGAATGCCTGCCACGGTTTCTCGCCGCGGATCGCGATAAGCATCGGTATCAGAGCGAACCACGCCAAAAACGAGAAATTGAACGCCGGATACGACAGCGTCAGCAATAATGCAGAGAGTAACGGTAAAAAAACTAAGCGCCGCAGCATTTTTTATATTTCTTTCCGCTCCCGCACGGGCACGGGTCGTTCCTGCCCACTTTCGGAGCTTCCCTTTCGAGGGGCGCCTGTTTCGCGTCCGGCGGCCTCGCCTCGACCGGCTCGCCGCCCTGTGATTGGGGTATCCTCGAGGCGAGCGAACCCATCTCCCTGTGTATCATCTGCTGGGGGACGGATTCGAAGACGCCCCTCGGCTTCTCCTGGGTCGCCACCTGCACCTTAAAGATGAACTCGAGGGCGTCATCCTGTATCCTGTTCATCATCTCCTCGAACATCGCGAAGCCCTCGTTCTTGTATTCGACGAGCGGGTCGACCTGTCCGTACGCGCGCAGGCCTATGCCTTCCTTTAGCAGGTCCATCGTATAAAGATGGTCCTTCCATTTCGAATCGATCATGTCGAGCAGTATCGTCTTCTCGATATGCCTGGCCACGTCCGCGCCGAGGACGAACTCCCTCTTCTCGTAAAACTTATTTATTATATCGAGGAGCCTCGCCCTTATGTCATGGCGCGGGCCGGCAAACGATCCGCCCTGGTCCGCCGGGAGGCTGAACCCGAACTTGCCGCGGAACCATTCCGAGAATCCCTTGGCATCCCACTCCTCATGGTGCGTCTTCTCGTTCAGGTAAATATCCATCGCCGAGTCGAGGCCGTTCTCTATCATCGCGGCGATATATTCCTTGATGTCCTTGCCCTCGAGTATCGCGCGCCTCTCGGAGTAGATGACTTCCCTCTGCTTGTTCATGACGTTATCATATTCGAGCAATTGCTTCCTTATCTCAAAGTTATGCGCCTCGACGCGTTTCTGCGCGGTCTCTATCGACTTCGAGACGATGGGATGTTCTATCGGCTGGCCCTCTTCCATCCCTAATTTTTCCATTATGTATTTTATCCTGTCCGAGCCGAATATCCTCATCAGGTCGTCCTCGAGCGAGAGATAGAACCTCGATGAACCCGGGTCACCCTGGCGTCCGCACCTGCCGCGGAGCTGGTTATCGATGCGCCGCGCCTCGTGGCGTTCGGTGCCGAGGACATGCAGGCCCCCGACCGCTATGACTTTATTATGCTCATCTTCGACCTTCGCCTTGAACTTCGCCATCATCTCGGATTTCTCTTTAGGATCGATCGCCTCGGGCTCGATCCCTTTCTGCTTGAAATAGTCATAGACCATGTATTCCGCGTTGCCGCCGAGCAAAATATCGGTGCCGCGGCCTGCCATGTTCGTCGCGATGGTGATCGCCTTATACCGCCCGGCCTGCGCGACTATGTGCGCCTCCGACTCGTGGTATTTCGCGTTCAAGACCTGGTGCGGTATCCCGCGGCGCTGAAGCATGTTGCTCAGGCGCTCGGATTTATCTATCGAGATCGTTCCGACCAGCACCGGCTGGCCCTTCTCGTATAACTGCGCGATCTCGTCGGCAGCGGCATTGAATTTCTCTTTTTCGGATTTATAAATGCTGTCCGGATGGTTCGCCCTTATGAGCGGCCTGTTCGTCGGTATCACGATAACGTCGAGTTTATATATCTGGCTGAATTCGTTGGCCTCTGTCGCGGCCGTGCCGGTCATGCCGGCGAGCTTGTCGAACATCCTGAAATAATTCTGGAACGTTATCGTAGCGAGGGTCTGGTTCTCCCTCTCGATCTTAACGCCCTCTTTCGCCTCGACCGCCTGGTGCAGCCCGTCCGACCATCTCCTGCCCGGCATCATGCGGCCGGTGAATTCGTCGACGATTATGACCTCGCCGTCCTTGATGAGGTACTGCACGTCGCGCTTATAAAGCTCTTTGGCAAGGAGCGCCTTCTCGACGCAATGCCGCTCCTCGACAGATTCCATCGAATGCATATCCTTGAGCCCCCAGGCCTTGACGACCTTCGTCTCGCCCTGTTCGGTCATCCAGACGCTGTGGCCTTTCTCGTCGACTATGTAATCGCCGGACTCTTCCTTCGTCTCCTGGTCCTTCTCGCCCTTCTCGAGGCCCCTTACGATGTTCGCGGCTTTATAATATTTGTCGGTCGACTCTTCGGCAGGGCCGGATATTATGAGGGGCGTCCTCGCTTCGTCGACAAGTATCGAGTCGACCTCGTCGACGATGCCGTAATGCAGCGGCCGCTGGACCATATCTTCGAGCCGGTACTTCATATTGTCGCGCAGGTAATCGAAACCGAATTCGTTGTTCGTGCCGTAGGTTATATCGCTGTTATACGCGGCCTGACGGTCCCTGTCGTTCATATCGTGCTGGATCATCCCGACCGTCAGCCCGAGGAACTCGAATATCGGCCCCATCCAGTACCTGTCGCGTTTCGCGAGGTAATCGTTCACTGTGACGATATGGACGCCGAGCCCGGTCAGGGCGTTCAAATATGCCGACAATGTGGCGACGAGCGTCTTTCCTTCGCCGGTCGCCATCTCCGCTATCTTTCCTTCGTGCAGGACGATGCCGCCGATAAGCTGGACGTCGAAATGGCGCATCCCGGTGACCCTCTTACTGGTTTCGCGCACGACCGCGAAAGCCTCGGGCAATACCTCCTCGAGGACCTCAGTCTCTGTCTTGCGCCGCTCGGCCTTCTCGAGACCCTTGAGATCGATATCCTTGAGCCGTTCTTTGATCTTCGCCTTGAATTCGGCGGTCTTCGCTCGCAGTTCGGCATCGGAGAGCTTGGAGATCCTCGGCTCAAGTGAAGTAATAAGCTCCATCTTGGGCTTAAGCCGCTTAAGCTCCCTGTCGTTATGGGTACCCACAACCGCTGAAAATATCTTTCCTATCATTCTATATCCTTAGTTTTTCTCCCGCTGAGGCGGGACCTTGCCGGCTGAAAATTTAACATACGCCTCTATCAATTCGTCAAGTTCGCCGTCAATCACCTGGTTCGCCTTCCCGGTCTCGTATTCCGTCCTGTGGTCCTTTACCATCATGTACGGGTGCAGCACGTAAGAGCGTATCTGGCTGCCCCATTCTATCTTTTGTTTCTCCGAATACATCGACTTTATTTTTTCTTCCTGCTCCCGTTGTTTCTTCTCGAAGAGCCGCGCCTTCAGCACTTTCATCGCCGAATGCTTGTTCTTCAACTGCGAGCGCTCGTTCTGGCACTGGACGACGAGCCCGGTCGGGATATGGGTAATGCGCACCGCCGAGTCTGTCGTGTTGACGCCCTGCCCGCCGGGACCGGATGCGCGGTAGACATCTATGCGCAGGTCCTTCTCGTCGATCTGGATATCCGCCTCCTCCTCGACCTCGGGGATGACATCTACCGAGGCGAACGATGTGTGCCGCCTTTTATTCGAATCGAATGGCGATATTCTGACTAAACGATGTACGCCACGCTCTGACTTCAGGTAGCCGAAAGCATAATCGCCTTTTACCAGCATCGTGACGTTCTTGACGCCGGCTTCTTCTCCGGCCAGATAGTCGAGGACTTCAACCTTATGTCCCTTGTTCTGCGCGTAGCGGGTATACATCCTGAAGAGCATCGCCGCCCAGTCGCACGACTCGGTGCCGCCGGCACCCGCGTTAATGGAAAGTATGGCGCCGGACTTATCGTGCTCGCCCGAGAATAAAGCGGTAAATTCGATGCGGTTTATCTTGTTCGCTAAGGCGTCCAGGTCTTTTGAAAGCTGGGATATCGAGGCTTCGTCTGAATTTTCGGTTATCTCGGCGAGCCCTGAAAGCTCCTCGAGCTCTTTGCTGCACGCCTGCCACGGATCAAGGCGGGCCTTTAGCGACTTCATTTCGGCGATTATCTTGTTGGCCTTCTGCTGGTCGTCCCAGAAGCCCGGGGCGGCCATCTTCCCTTCAAATCCCGCTATATTCTTCCCTGCGGCATCGAGGTCAAAGATACCTCCGCAGGTTGGCTAATGTCTCTTGCGCCTGCTTTATCCTCTTCTTAAGCTCCTCAAGCATAGTACTCCTCCGTAACGCATTTACAGGATTAAAATTATACCAGTTTAGGGGGGATAAAACAAGCGTAATTGGAGGGTTAATCTAAGTTCGGGCGGGTCCTGCCTGCCGAGCACCTCGCCCGCTCACTATGGTTCGCGGACAAGGGCTCCGTCGGCAGTCACCCGCTTAAACCAGATGGCCAACAAAGCCCTGCAACGACACAACGGTCTACGTGCTGTTTATTTGCGACCGTTCTTGCCTTAAGTTTTTACTCCGCTCTAAACCCGATCTGGCGTTTCGGCTTTTCCGGCGGCTCGAACAGCTCTTTTATGGCCTGAAATACTATCGCAAATTGCTTATCGTATTTTTTCTCCATCGCCTCAATTTTGCGCCTGAGATCTGAGCTAGTTAATAGCAAATGCCTTAATTGGACAAAAGCGCGCATAATCTGAATATTGGCCATAATAGCGCGTTCACTGTTTAATACGCTTGAAAGCATGGCAACTCCTTCTTGCGTAAAAACACGAGGAAGTTTTCTTATGCCGCCCCAACTTGAAATCGCATTTTGCGACATCAAGTTTAGGGCTTCCCCTTTGGTCAGTTGAAACATGAAATCTTCCGGAAATCTTTTAAGGTTTCTTTTCACTTGTTCATTTAATCTGCCGGTTTT
The sequence above is a segment of the Candidatus Omnitrophota bacterium genome. Coding sequences within it:
- the secA gene encoding preprotein translocase subunit SecA, which produces MIGKIFSAVVGTHNDRELKRLKPKMELITSLEPRISKLSDAELRAKTAEFKAKIKERLKDIDLKGLEKAERRKTETEVLEEVLPEAFAVVRETSKRVTGMRHFDVQLIGGIVLHEGKIAEMATGEGKTLVATLSAYLNALTGLGVHIVTVNDYLAKRDRYWMGPIFEFLGLTVGMIQHDMNDRDRQAAYNSDITYGTNNEFGFDYLRDNMKYRLEDMVQRPLHYGIVDEVDSILVDEARTPLIISGPAEESTDKYYKAANIVRGLEKGEKDQETKEESGDYIVDEKGHSVWMTEQGETKVVKAWGLKDMHSMESVEERHCVEKALLAKELYKRDVQYLIKDGEVIIVDEFTGRMMPGRRWSDGLHQAVEAKEGVKIERENQTLATITFQNYFRMFDKLAGMTGTAATEANEFSQIYKLDVIVIPTNRPLIRANHPDSIYKSEKEKFNAAADEIAQLYEKGQPVLVGTISIDKSERLSNMLQRRGIPHQVLNAKYHESEAHIVAQAGRYKAITIATNMAGRGTDILLGGNAEYMVYDYFKQKGIEPEAIDPKEKSEMMAKFKAKVEDEHNKVIAVGGLHVLGTERHEARRIDNQLRGRCGRQGDPGSSRFYLSLEDDLMRIFGSDRIKYIMEKLGMEEGQPIEHPIVSKSIETAQKRVEAHNFEIRKQLLEYDNVMNKQREVIYSERRAILEGKDIKEYIAAMIENGLDSAMDIYLNEKTHHEEWDAKGFSEWFRGKFGFSLPADQGGSFAGPRHDIRARLLDIINKFYEKREFVLGADVARHIEKTILLDMIDSKWKDHLYTMDLLKEGIGLRAYGQVDPLVEYKNEGFAMFEEMMNRIQDDALEFIFKVQVATQEKPRGVFESVPQQMIHREMGSLASRIPQSQGGEPVEARPPDAKQAPLEREAPKVGRNDPCPCGSGKKYKKCCGA
- the prfB gene encoding peptide chain release factor 2 (programmed frameshift), with the translated sequence MLEELKKRIKQAQETLANLRGIFDLDAAGKNIAGFEGKMAAPGFWDDQQKANKIIAEMKSLKARLDPWQACSKELEELSGLAEITENSDEASISQLSKDLDALANKINRIEFTALFSGEHDKSGAILSINAGAGGTESCDWAAMLFRMYTRYAQNKGHKVEVLDYLAGEEAGVKNVTMLVKGDYAFGYLKSERGVHRLVRISPFDSNKRRHTSFASVDVIPEVEEEADIQIDEKDLRIDVYRASGPGGQGVNTTDSAVRITHIPTGLVVQCQNERSQLKNKHSAMKVLKARLFEKKQREQEEKIKSMYSEKQKIEWGSQIRSYVLHPYMMVKDHRTEYETGKANQVIDGELDELIEAYVKFSAGKVPPQREKN
- a CDS encoding ORF6N domain-containing protein; translated protein: MSSIVSAQVIAAKILFIRGKKVMLDGDLAVIYGVKTGRLNEQVKRNLKRFPEDFMFQLTKGEALNLMSQNAISSWGGIRKLPRVFTQEGVAMLSSVLNSERAIMANIQIMRAFVQLRHLLLTSSDLRRKIEAMEKKYDKQFAIVFQAIKELFEPPEKPKRQIGFRAE